Proteins from a genomic interval of Microbacterium phyllosphaerae:
- a CDS encoding adenosine deaminase — MSIDANGDVTIQGASLRSLPKVSLHDHLDGAVRPSTIIELADAIGLDVPESKPAALGTWIAKKSDSGSLVEYLKTFDLTTAVMQTTEGLTRIAREFVQDLAKDGVIYGEVRWAPEQHLTRGLTLEQTVEAVQQGIEEGEDAADRAGHSIRVGQLITAMRHTDRSREIAELAVSFRGRGAVGFDIAGPEDGFPASNHRAAFDHLADSFFPVTVHAGEAAGLDSIRSALIDGRALRLGHGVRIAEDLQVITQEGDEVQVQFGDLARWVRDREIPLELSPSSNLQTGAIAAWGNTLADHPFDLLYQLGFAVTVNVDNRTMSATSLTRELANLVETFEYDLDDLETFQFNAAAGAFLPVEEREELVEMIAEGFDV, encoded by the coding sequence ATGTCGATCGACGCGAACGGTGATGTCACCATCCAGGGAGCATCCCTGCGCAGCCTGCCCAAGGTGTCGTTGCACGACCACCTGGACGGTGCCGTGCGCCCGTCGACGATCATCGAGCTGGCGGATGCGATCGGCCTCGACGTCCCGGAGTCGAAGCCCGCTGCACTCGGCACCTGGATCGCGAAGAAGAGCGACTCCGGCTCGCTCGTCGAGTACCTCAAGACGTTCGATCTGACCACGGCCGTGATGCAGACGACGGAGGGGCTCACCCGCATCGCCCGGGAGTTCGTCCAGGACCTCGCCAAGGACGGCGTGATCTACGGCGAGGTGCGCTGGGCTCCCGAGCAGCATCTGACCCGTGGGCTCACGCTCGAGCAGACCGTCGAGGCCGTGCAGCAGGGGATCGAAGAGGGCGAGGATGCCGCGGATCGCGCCGGTCACAGCATCCGCGTCGGCCAGCTCATCACCGCCATGCGCCACACCGACCGGTCACGTGAGATCGCGGAGCTCGCAGTGAGCTTCCGCGGGCGTGGAGCCGTCGGTTTCGACATCGCCGGGCCCGAGGACGGCTTCCCCGCATCGAACCACCGCGCGGCATTCGACCACCTCGCCGACAGCTTCTTCCCGGTCACGGTGCACGCGGGCGAGGCTGCCGGACTCGATTCGATCCGCTCGGCGCTCATCGACGGGCGTGCGCTGCGCCTCGGTCACGGCGTGCGCATCGCAGAGGATCTGCAGGTCATCACCCAGGAGGGTGACGAGGTGCAGGTGCAGTTCGGCGACCTGGCGCGCTGGGTGCGCGACCGCGAGATCCCGCTCGAGCTCTCCCCGTCGTCGAACCTGCAGACGGGGGCGATCGCCGCATGGGGCAACACGCTCGCCGACCACCCGTTCGATCTGCTCTACCAGCTCGGCTTCGCCGTCACGGTGAACGTCGACAACCGCACGATGAGCGCCACGTCGCTCACGCGCGAGCTCGCGAACCTGGTGGAGACGTTCGAGTACGACCTCGACGATCTCGAGACCTTCCAGTTCAACGCCGCGGCAGGCGCCTTCCTGCCCGTCGAGGAGCGCGAGGAGCTCGTCGAGATGATCGCCGAGGGCTTCGACGTCTGA
- a CDS encoding thymidine phosphorylase — protein MSVEPFDAVDVIRAKRDGGVVPEKALRWMVDAYTRGYVSDAQMASFAMAVFQRGMERDEIRVLTDAMIASGERMSFATLGKKTVDKHSTGGVGDKITLPLAPLVAVFGVAVPQLSGRGLGHTGGTLDKLESIPGWRAALSNEEMFAQMQGDVGAVICAAGSGLAPADKKLYALRDVTGTVEAIPLIASSIMSKKIAEGTDALVLDVKFGSGAFMQDIDRARELARTMVALGTDSGVATTALLTDMNVPLGFAIGNANEVRESVDVLAGGGPADVRELTIALAREMLSLAGQPDADVEAALDDGRAMDSWKAMIRAQDGDPDAPLPTARETHVVTAPADGVVSQMDALPFGIAAWRLGAGRARAEDPVVFEAGIDLHAKPGDRVVAGQPLFTLSAADEARFPRALEALEGSWAVGDVAPERGPIVRERITA, from the coding sequence ATGAGCGTTGAGCCCTTCGACGCCGTCGATGTGATCCGTGCCAAGCGTGACGGAGGCGTGGTGCCCGAGAAGGCGCTGCGCTGGATGGTCGACGCCTACACCCGCGGCTACGTGTCGGATGCGCAGATGGCGTCGTTCGCGATGGCGGTGTTCCAGCGGGGCATGGAGCGTGACGAGATCCGTGTGCTCACCGATGCGATGATCGCGTCGGGGGAGCGGATGAGCTTCGCGACACTCGGCAAGAAGACCGTCGACAAGCACTCCACCGGAGGCGTCGGCGACAAGATCACGCTGCCGCTCGCGCCGCTCGTCGCCGTGTTCGGCGTCGCGGTGCCACAGCTCTCCGGACGCGGACTCGGTCACACCGGCGGCACGCTCGACAAGCTCGAGTCGATCCCCGGCTGGCGCGCCGCCCTCAGCAACGAAGAGATGTTCGCGCAGATGCAGGGCGACGTGGGTGCCGTGATCTGCGCGGCAGGCTCAGGTCTCGCCCCCGCCGACAAGAAGCTCTACGCGCTGCGCGACGTCACCGGGACCGTCGAGGCGATCCCGCTGATCGCCTCGAGCATCATGTCGAAGAAGATCGCCGAAGGCACCGACGCGCTCGTGCTCGACGTGAAGTTCGGCTCCGGCGCCTTCATGCAGGACATCGATCGCGCCCGCGAGCTCGCGCGCACCATGGTCGCGCTCGGCACCGACTCCGGCGTCGCGACCACGGCCCTGCTCACCGACATGAACGTGCCGCTCGGCTTCGCCATCGGCAACGCGAACGAGGTCCGCGAGTCCGTCGACGTCCTCGCCGGTGGAGGCCCCGCCGACGTCCGGGAACTGACGATCGCCCTGGCACGCGAGATGCTCTCGCTCGCGGGGCAGCCGGATGCCGACGTCGAGGCCGCTCTCGACGACGGACGAGCGATGGACAGCTGGAAGGCCATGATCCGCGCGCAGGACGGCGACCCCGACGCGCCGCTGCCGACGGCTCGGGAGACCCACGTGGTCACAGCCCCGGCCGACGGCGTGGTCTCGCAGATGGATGCGCTGCCGTTCGGCATCGCCGCCTGGCGTCTCGGCGCCGGACGCGCGCGGGCCGAGGACCCGGTCGTCTTCGAGGCGGGCATCGACCTGCACGCGAAGCCCGGCGACCGTGTCGTGGCCGGGCAGCCCCTGTTCACGCTCTCCGCGGCAGACGAGGCGCGGTTCCCCCGCGCGCTCGAGGCGCTGGAGGGCTCGTGGGCGGTCGGCGACGTGGCTCCGGAGCGCGGGCCGATCGTGCGCGAGCGCATCACGGCGTGA
- a CDS encoding cytidine deaminase — MTDIDWDELRQVATDAMTKAYAPYSRYRVGAAALVGDGRIVAGCNVENASYGVTLCAECALVGDLHMSGGGQLVAFVCVNNDGQTIMPCGRCRQLLYEHAMPGMLLETVSGIRTIDEVLPDAFGPRDLEDAR, encoded by the coding sequence ATGACCGACATCGACTGGGACGAACTCCGTCAGGTCGCCACCGACGCCATGACGAAGGCGTACGCGCCGTACTCCCGATACCGGGTCGGTGCGGCCGCCCTCGTGGGAGACGGACGCATCGTCGCCGGCTGCAACGTCGAGAACGCCTCGTACGGAGTCACCCTGTGCGCCGAGTGCGCGCTCGTGGGTGATCTGCACATGTCGGGCGGCGGCCAGCTCGTCGCCTTCGTGTGCGTCAACAACGACGGACAGACGATCATGCCGTGCGGCCGCTGCCGTCAGCTGCTCTACGAACACGCGATGCCCGGGATGCTGCTGGAGACCGTCTCCGGCATCCGGACGATCGATGAAGTACTGCCGGATGCGTTCGGCCCCCGAGACCTGGAGGACGCCCGATGA
- a CDS encoding ABC transporter permease: MTSLVQSEAADGTVQLATVRERHLKAPIVLAAATVLLALLFLLVPRSGTSKFRLNDPSSPFALPDVALPTGPTSWVVIVILAVLSVLAFLRAWSYRKPSIWLVIAFSVIAVFGFLVWAGAGGLVPVSSLLFGAVSLSVPLVFGALGGVIGERAGVVNVAIEGQLLLGAFSAALLSSITGSPFIGLLGAMLGGVLVAAVLAAFAIKYLVEQVIVGVVLNVLVSGLTGFLYGALLAPNEAALNTPVRFSRIEIPLLSDIPIIGPVLFNQTFIVYLMFITVAVVAWGLYRTKWGLRLRAVGEHPQAADTVGIKVNATRFWNVLLAGAIAGIGGAYFTLVSVPQFGKDMTAGLGFIALAAVIFGRWDPIRATLAALLFGFATNLQNLLSILKTPIPGEFMLMLPYVVTLLAVAGFAGQIRGPAASGKPYIKS; this comes from the coding sequence ATGACCTCCCTCGTCCAGAGTGAAGCCGCCGACGGAACAGTGCAGCTCGCCACCGTGCGCGAGCGGCACCTGAAGGCGCCGATCGTCCTCGCCGCAGCCACCGTGCTGCTGGCGCTCCTGTTCCTGCTCGTTCCCCGCAGCGGCACCAGCAAGTTCCGGCTCAACGACCCGTCGTCGCCGTTCGCGCTGCCCGACGTGGCGCTGCCGACGGGCCCGACGAGCTGGGTCGTCATCGTGATCCTGGCGGTGCTGTCGGTCCTCGCGTTCCTGCGGGCGTGGTCGTATCGCAAGCCGTCGATCTGGCTCGTCATCGCCTTCAGCGTGATCGCGGTCTTCGGGTTCCTCGTGTGGGCCGGTGCCGGCGGACTCGTGCCCGTCAGCAGCCTGCTCTTCGGCGCGGTCTCGCTGTCGGTGCCGCTCGTGTTCGGCGCCCTCGGCGGTGTGATCGGAGAGCGCGCCGGTGTCGTGAACGTCGCGATCGAGGGCCAGCTGCTTCTCGGTGCGTTCTCGGCCGCGCTGCTCTCGAGCATCACCGGCAGCCCGTTCATCGGTCTGCTGGGCGCCATGCTCGGCGGTGTCCTCGTCGCCGCGGTGCTCGCCGCGTTCGCCATCAAGTACCTCGTCGAGCAGGTGATCGTCGGTGTCGTGCTCAACGTGCTCGTCAGCGGTCTCACCGGGTTCCTCTACGGCGCGCTCCTCGCGCCGAACGAGGCCGCGCTCAACACGCCCGTGCGCTTCAGCCGCATCGAGATCCCGCTGCTCAGCGACATCCCGATCATCGGACCCGTGCTGTTCAACCAGACGTTCATCGTCTACCTCATGTTCATCACCGTCGCCGTCGTGGCATGGGGCCTCTACCGCACCAAGTGGGGACTCCGTCTTCGCGCCGTGGGCGAGCACCCGCAGGCCGCAGACACCGTCGGCATCAAGGTGAACGCGACCCGGTTCTGGAACGTCCTGCTCGCCGGCGCGATCGCCGGTATCGGAGGCGCGTACTTCACGCTCGTGTCGGTGCCGCAGTTCGGCAAGGACATGACGGCGGGGCTCGGCTTCATCGCCCTCGCCGCGGTCATCTTCGGACGATGGGATCCCATCCGGGCGACACTCGCCGCTCTGCTCTTCGGCTTCGCGACGAACCTGCAGAACCTGCTGTCGATCCTCAAGACCCCGATCCCCGGCGAATTCATGCTGATGCTGCCGTACGTCGTCACGCTTCTCGCGGTCGCCGGGTTCGCCGGTCAGATCCGTGGGCCTGCCGCCAGCGGCAAGCCGTACATCAAGTCCTAG
- a CDS encoding ABC transporter permease, with protein sequence MSGTTPQAGGQGTEDSGDQLSVNTTTTLRDPVDVPPPPRGNVILKEMLRGSAVTTILAIFLALVVGGILIALTNEDVLAASGYFFQRPSDTIAAVWNAVYNGYEALFRGAIFNARGADFAAQIRPLTNTLGFAAPLIAAGLGVALAFRVGLFNIGARGQMLIGVAVAGLLTFQLDLPFWLHIPVTLIAGIAGGALWGAIAGLIKARTGAHEVILTIMLNYVAYYLLLWMIRTPGLLQKPGTNQALGYATPESAQFPELLGPQFPLLDLGFVIVIIATLFVWWLIERSSLGMRMRAVGENPHAARAAGISVQRVYVYAMLLAGGLAGLAGMNQIQGAVTTGITETIDAGIGFDAITVALLGRSRAWGTFAAGILFGALKAGSFSMQAQDIPVDIVLVVQSLVVLFIAAPPLLRAVFFLPKTDAEKAAKARAKAAKKAVTA encoded by the coding sequence ATGAGCGGTACGACGCCACAGGCCGGCGGCCAGGGGACCGAGGATTCGGGCGACCAGCTCTCGGTGAACACCACCACGACCCTCCGCGATCCCGTCGATGTGCCGCCGCCCCCGCGCGGCAACGTGATCCTCAAGGAGATGCTCCGAGGCAGTGCCGTCACGACGATCCTGGCGATCTTCCTCGCGCTGGTCGTCGGCGGCATCCTCATCGCCCTCACGAATGAGGACGTGCTCGCGGCCTCCGGCTACTTCTTCCAGAGGCCGAGCGACACGATCGCGGCCGTCTGGAACGCCGTCTACAACGGATACGAGGCGCTCTTCCGCGGCGCGATCTTCAACGCGCGGGGTGCCGACTTCGCCGCGCAGATCCGCCCGCTGACCAACACCCTCGGCTTCGCCGCACCTCTGATCGCGGCAGGTCTCGGTGTCGCCCTCGCGTTCCGCGTCGGCCTGTTCAACATCGGTGCACGCGGCCAGATGCTCATCGGTGTCGCGGTCGCAGGTCTCCTGACGTTCCAGCTCGACCTGCCGTTCTGGCTGCACATCCCCGTGACCCTGATCGCCGGCATCGCCGGTGGTGCGCTCTGGGGAGCGATCGCCGGTCTGATCAAGGCGCGGACCGGCGCCCACGAGGTGATCCTCACGATCATGCTCAACTACGTGGCCTACTACCTGCTGCTGTGGATGATCCGCACCCCTGGTCTGCTCCAGAAGCCGGGCACGAACCAGGCTCTCGGATACGCCACTCCCGAGAGCGCGCAGTTCCCCGAACTGCTCGGCCCGCAGTTCCCGCTGCTCGACCTCGGATTCGTCATCGTCATCATCGCCACGCTGTTCGTCTGGTGGCTCATCGAGCGGTCGTCGCTCGGAATGCGGATGCGCGCCGTCGGCGAGAACCCGCACGCCGCCCGCGCGGCCGGAATCAGCGTGCAGCGTGTCTACGTGTACGCCATGCTCCTCGCCGGTGGGCTCGCGGGTCTCGCGGGTATGAACCAGATCCAGGGTGCGGTCACGACGGGCATCACCGAGACGATCGACGCGGGCATCGGCTTCGACGCCATCACCGTCGCGCTGCTCGGACGCAGCCGCGCCTGGGGCACGTTCGCCGCCGGCATCCTGTTCGGAGCGTTGAAGGCCGGATCGTTCTCGATGCAGGCGCAGGACATCCCGGTCGACATCGTGCTCGTCGTGCAGTCGCTCGTCGTCCTGTTCATCGCCGCGCCGCCGCTGCTGCGCGCCGTGTTCTTCCTGCCCAAGACCGATGCGGAGAAGGCGGCCAAGGCGAGAGCCAAGGCCGCGAAGAAGGCGGTGACCGCATGA
- a CDS encoding ABC transporter ATP-binding protein: MKLELRGITKRFGTLVANDHIDLVVEPGQIHALLGENGAGKSTLMNVLYGLYQADEGEILLDDVVQRFRGPGDAMNAGIGMVHQHFMLVPVFTVAENVMLGHEQTKGAGTLDIAKAREHVRSVAARFGFDIDPDAVVGDLPVGVQQRVEIIKALSRDAKVLVFDEPTAVLTPQETDELMGIMRQLRDEGTAIVFITHKLREVREVADTITIVRLGRIVGEASPTATNAELASLMVGRAVELTVHKEAPRLGDGGLEVKGLRVLTAAGAIVVDDVDFTVRPGEVLAVAGVQGNGQTELVEAIVGLAARVEGSITLDGTELVGKSVRAILDAGVGFVPEDRTEDGLVAGFSVAENLILDRSGDPEFSRGGTLRRAALEEFAHARIKEYDIRAQGPHTPAGTLSGGNQQKVVIAREMSRELRLLVAAQPTRGVDVGSIEFIHKRIVETRDAGIPVVVVSTELDEVAALADRIAVMYRGTIVGIVPGDTPRETLGLMMAGAAEGEVAA; the protein is encoded by the coding sequence ATGAAGCTCGAACTTCGCGGCATCACCAAGCGATTCGGTACCCTCGTCGCCAACGACCACATCGACCTGGTCGTCGAGCCGGGGCAGATCCATGCTCTGCTCGGCGAGAACGGCGCAGGCAAGTCCACCCTGATGAACGTCCTGTACGGCCTGTACCAGGCGGACGAGGGCGAGATCCTGCTGGACGACGTCGTCCAGCGGTTCCGGGGCCCCGGCGACGCGATGAACGCCGGCATCGGCATGGTGCACCAGCACTTCATGCTCGTGCCCGTCTTCACCGTCGCTGAGAACGTCATGCTCGGCCACGAGCAGACGAAGGGCGCGGGCACGCTCGACATCGCGAAGGCGCGGGAGCACGTGCGCTCGGTGGCCGCACGCTTCGGCTTCGACATCGATCCCGACGCCGTCGTCGGCGACCTGCCCGTCGGCGTGCAGCAGCGCGTCGAGATCATCAAGGCCCTGTCGCGCGACGCGAAGGTGCTCGTATTCGACGAGCCCACCGCCGTGCTGACCCCTCAGGAGACCGACGAGCTGATGGGCATCATGCGCCAGCTCCGCGACGAGGGCACCGCGATCGTCTTCATCACCCACAAGCTGCGCGAGGTCCGCGAGGTCGCGGACACCATCACGATCGTGCGCCTCGGGCGCATCGTCGGTGAGGCGTCGCCCACCGCGACCAACGCCGAGCTGGCCTCCCTCATGGTCGGCCGTGCGGTCGAGCTCACCGTGCACAAGGAAGCGCCGCGTCTGGGTGACGGCGGCCTCGAGGTGAAGGGGTTGCGGGTTCTGACCGCTGCCGGAGCGATCGTGGTCGACGACGTCGACTTCACGGTTCGCCCCGGCGAGGTCCTCGCCGTCGCCGGCGTGCAGGGCAACGGACAGACCGAGCTGGTCGAGGCCATCGTCGGCCTGGCGGCGCGCGTCGAGGGATCGATCACCCTCGACGGCACCGAACTCGTCGGCAAGAGCGTGCGGGCGATCCTCGACGCCGGTGTCGGCTTCGTCCCCGAGGACCGCACGGAAGACGGCCTCGTCGCCGGCTTCTCCGTCGCCGAGAACCTCATTCTCGATCGCTCCGGCGACCCCGAGTTCAGCCGCGGCGGCACACTGCGCCGCGCAGCACTCGAGGAGTTCGCACACGCGCGCATCAAGGAGTACGACATCCGGGCGCAGGGTCCGCACACACCGGCCGGGACTCTCTCCGGTGGAAACCAGCAGAAGGTCGTGATCGCTCGCGAGATGAGCCGTGAACTCCGACTGCTGGTCGCGGCGCAGCCGACCCGAGGGGTCGACGTCGGGTCGATCGAGTTCATCCACAAGCGCATCGTCGAGACGCGCGACGCGGGCATCCCCGTGGTCGTGGTCTCGACCGAGCTCGACGAAGTCGCAGCTCTCGCCGACCGCATCGCGGTCATGTACCGAGGCACGATCGTCGGGATCGTTCCCGGTGACACCCCGCGTGAGACGCTGGGTCTGATGATGGCGGGCGCCGCCGAGGGAGAGGTGGCCGCATGA
- a CDS encoding BMP family lipoprotein, whose protein sequence is MTISTTKKLLGATIAAGVVFALAGCGQAPTESGGDGDAAVDSDFLPCLVSDAGGWNDKSFNQSAKEGMDRAADELGVKPLEFESANDNDYAPNLETAVSEGCSLIVSVGFKLSAATVESALANPKINYAIIDDYADNDFDGTTDAPNIKPLVFDTAQAAYLGGYAAAGWSAQAGVNKIGTFGGMQIPSVAVFMDGFQLGAEKYNEDKSAAVEVFGWDTATQKGSFTGGFDANDTAKQTAQGVLDQGVDVILPVGGPIYQSAAAAIADSGKDTLMVGVDSDLAVADESVADVTLFSIMKAIDVAVEDATIAASKGDFDPAPYIGTLENEGVKLSGFGSFEGDLPDGLLDEIAALQEQIIAGDITVESPNSP, encoded by the coding sequence TTGACCATCTCCACCACCAAGAAGCTGCTCGGCGCGACCATCGCCGCCGGCGTCGTCTTCGCACTCGCCGGCTGTGGCCAGGCTCCGACCGAATCGGGCGGCGACGGGGACGCGGCTGTCGATTCCGACTTCCTGCCCTGCCTCGTCTCCGACGCCGGCGGATGGAACGACAAGTCGTTCAACCAGTCCGCCAAGGAGGGCATGGACCGTGCCGCCGACGAGCTGGGCGTCAAGCCGCTCGAGTTCGAGTCGGCCAACGACAACGACTACGCGCCGAACCTCGAGACCGCGGTCTCCGAGGGTTGCTCGCTCATCGTCTCGGTCGGCTTCAAGCTGTCCGCCGCGACGGTCGAGTCGGCACTCGCCAACCCGAAGATCAACTACGCGATCATCGACGACTACGCCGACAACGACTTCGACGGCACCACGGATGCTCCGAACATCAAGCCTCTCGTCTTCGACACCGCTCAGGCCGCCTACCTCGGTGGCTACGCCGCGGCCGGATGGTCCGCTCAGGCGGGCGTGAACAAGATCGGCACCTTCGGCGGAATGCAGATCCCGTCGGTCGCCGTGTTCATGGACGGCTTCCAGCTCGGTGCCGAGAAGTACAACGAGGACAAGTCCGCGGCCGTCGAGGTCTTCGGCTGGGACACCGCCACGCAGAAGGGCTCCTTCACCGGCGGCTTCGACGCGAACGACACGGCCAAGCAGACCGCTCAGGGCGTGCTCGACCAGGGCGTCGACGTGATCCTCCCGGTCGGTGGACCGATCTACCAGAGCGCGGCTGCGGCGATCGCCGACAGCGGCAAGGACACGCTGATGGTCGGCGTCGACAGCGACCTCGCCGTCGCTGACGAGTCGGTGGCCGACGTCACGCTCTTCTCGATCATGAAGGCGATCGACGTCGCCGTCGAGGATGCGACGATCGCAGCCTCCAAGGGCGACTTCGACCCGGCTCCGTACATCGGCACGCTCGAGAACGAGGGCGTGAAGCTCTCGGGCTTCGGCTCGTTCGAGGGCGACCTGCCCGACGGCCTGCTCGACGAGATCGCCGCTCTGCAGGAGCAGATCATCGCGGGCGACATCACGGTGGAGTCCCCGAACTCCCCGTAA
- a CDS encoding mannose-1-phosphate guanylyltransferase, which yields MSQPIQDFYAVIPAGGIGSRLWPLSRADAPKFLHDLTGSGHSLLRDTWDRLEPLAGPDRIAVVTGRAHRAAVEAELPGIADLNVFLESEPRESAAAIGLAAAILHRRDPDVIIGSFSADHVIRSTRVFEFAVRDAVEVAREGYICTIGISPTEAAVGFGYIKKGPELVVDGAREAALVESFVEKPDLETAKAYFADRGYLWNAGMFIAKASVLLEELAENEPALHAGLIELAAAWDDRELRGPAVDRIWPGLKKIAIDYAVAEPAARRGRLAVVPGHFDWDDVGDFASLTKLINNGRKNDLAVLGPNARVLSDAASGILVSQTSRVISLVGVKDIVVVDTPDALLVTTVEHAQRVKGVVESLKLTGQGDVL from the coding sequence ATGAGCCAGCCGATCCAGGACTTCTACGCAGTGATCCCGGCGGGCGGGATCGGCAGTCGGCTGTGGCCGCTCTCGCGGGCGGACGCACCGAAGTTCCTGCACGATCTCACCGGCTCGGGCCACTCCCTCCTGCGCGACACCTGGGACCGTCTCGAGCCGCTCGCGGGCCCAGACCGCATCGCCGTCGTCACAGGTCGGGCGCACCGCGCCGCGGTGGAGGCCGAGCTGCCGGGGATCGCGGATCTGAACGTGTTCCTCGAGTCGGAGCCGCGCGAGTCCGCCGCGGCCATCGGGCTCGCCGCGGCGATCCTGCATCGCCGCGACCCCGATGTCATCATCGGCTCGTTCAGCGCCGACCACGTGATCCGCAGCACCCGGGTGTTCGAGTTCGCCGTGCGCGACGCCGTCGAGGTCGCGCGGGAGGGGTACATCTGCACGATCGGCATCTCGCCGACCGAGGCCGCAGTGGGGTTCGGCTACATCAAGAAGGGGCCGGAGCTCGTCGTCGACGGCGCCCGTGAAGCTGCGCTCGTCGAGAGCTTCGTCGAGAAGCCCGACCTCGAGACGGCCAAGGCGTACTTCGCCGACCGCGGCTACCTCTGGAACGCGGGCATGTTCATCGCGAAGGCGAGCGTGCTGCTCGAGGAGCTGGCCGAGAATGAACCCGCTCTGCACGCCGGGCTGATCGAGCTGGCAGCGGCATGGGATGACCGCGAGCTCCGCGGCCCCGCCGTCGATCGGATCTGGCCGGGGCTCAAGAAGATCGCGATCGACTACGCCGTGGCCGAGCCCGCCGCCCGCCGAGGACGCCTCGCCGTCGTGCCCGGCCACTTCGACTGGGACGACGTGGGCGACTTCGCGTCGCTGACGAAGCTCATCAACAACGGACGCAAGAACGACCTGGCGGTGCTGGGGCCGAACGCACGCGTGCTGTCGGATGCCGCGAGCGGCATCCTCGTCAGCCAGACCTCGCGGGTGATCAGCCTCGTCGGTGTCAAAGACATCGTCGTGGTCGACACTCCTGACGCGCTGCTGGTCACCACGGTCGAGCACGCGCAACGGGTCAAGGGCGTCGTCGAGTCGCTCAAACTCACGGGGCAGGGCGACGTGCTCTGA
- a CDS encoding FG-GAP-like repeat-containing protein, whose protein sequence is MAPSPTRRPALLRRATAAIVIVLAAAVLVPTSASAAGGVAGEVFTLTNAQRTQAGLRPLISDPALDAAAAEWARHLASTCTFEHSTSQWRSTRVAASGWIATGENIAAGQPDASSVMTAWMGSAGHKANILDSRYTGLGVGYATGSCYRSYWVQIFGIGSPVKKLPGGAGDLTSDRNADIVARTASGSLVVYPGTGKSGLASPITLSSTWGAQAFTTLGDFTGDGIPDLARVEANGRLMLYAGDGRGALRAPAQIGTGWSASMQLIGGIDFTGDRLPDIIAKTTTGALKLYKGNGKGGFLSGGGAQIGSGWNAFSAISHAGDFSGDSRGDIIARKTSDGTLWLYPTTGKGTWGKAVRIGTGWRSFTAIFGGGDLNGDGAPDVVGRASDGTLWLYPGNGRGGFLARQTIGSGWNSMAQIG, encoded by the coding sequence ATGGCCCCCTCCCCCACACGGCGCCCCGCTCTGCTTCGTCGCGCCACCGCCGCCATCGTCATCGTCCTGGCTGCAGCCGTCCTCGTCCCCACCTCCGCATCCGCCGCCGGCGGCGTCGCAGGCGAGGTGTTCACCCTCACCAACGCACAGCGCACGCAGGCCGGTCTCCGCCCCCTCATCTCCGACCCGGCGCTCGACGCCGCGGCAGCCGAGTGGGCACGGCACCTCGCGTCGACGTGCACCTTCGAGCACAGCACCTCGCAGTGGCGCAGCACCCGCGTCGCGGCATCCGGATGGATCGCGACCGGCGAGAACATCGCAGCGGGGCAGCCGGATGCGTCGTCCGTGATGACGGCGTGGATGGGCTCCGCAGGGCACAAGGCCAACATCCTCGACAGCCGCTACACCGGCCTCGGCGTGGGATATGCGACCGGATCGTGCTACCGCTCCTACTGGGTGCAGATCTTCGGGATCGGATCGCCCGTCAAGAAGCTCCCCGGTGGCGCCGGCGACCTCACCTCCGACCGCAACGCCGACATCGTCGCGCGCACGGCGAGCGGCTCACTGGTCGTGTATCCCGGCACCGGGAAGAGCGGCTTGGCGAGCCCGATCACGCTCTCGTCGACGTGGGGCGCACAGGCCTTCACGACGCTCGGCGACTTCACCGGCGACGGCATCCCCGACCTCGCCAGGGTCGAGGCGAACGGCCGGCTGATGCTCTACGCCGGCGACGGGCGCGGCGCGTTGCGTGCACCGGCGCAGATCGGCACGGGGTGGTCGGCCTCCATGCAGCTGATCGGCGGGATCGACTTCACCGGCGACCGGCTGCCCGACATCATCGCCAAGACGACGACTGGTGCGCTGAAGCTCTACAAGGGCAACGGCAAGGGCGGCTTCCTGTCCGGAGGCGGAGCGCAGATCGGCAGCGGCTGGAACGCGTTCTCCGCGATCTCGCATGCGGGCGATTTCTCCGGCGACTCCCGCGGCGACATCATCGCTCGCAAGACCTCGGACGGGACTCTGTGGCTCTATCCCACCACGGGCAAGGGGACCTGGGGCAAAGCAGTGCGCATCGGCACCGGGTGGCGGTCCTTCACCGCGATCTTCGGTGGCGGCGACCTCAACGGCGACGGCGCTCCCGACGTGGTCGGCCGAGCGTCGGACGGAACCCTGTGGCTGTACCCCGGCAACGGACGCGGCGGGTTCCTGGCCCGCCAGACGATCGGCAGCGGCTGGAACTCGATGGCTCAGATCGGCTGA